Proteins encoded together in one Verrucomicrobiota bacterium window:
- a CDS encoding TlpA disulfide reductase family protein, whose product MSSNSLMRILSYLGLFLTGSASLLADFSIQGTISHLDPGTKLLLFRQDLDARSETEAGGLVIQADHTFEQSFDGEPGFFNLEIPRWGRIPLAIDSGQDVTITVHSNNPADFEISGSTDSDVLLAYEAFRKDSLTRLVYPPRELLNRATANGVSTEELAPLAQAEVDGYNAHKRELNDFTIEHAGSLVALYATSLRWDSDYRISEIQKQVDAFADTHPGLLITGSMQERLRLFGLTAIGAMGAPLSGRDFNGEEYSLEDFRGKVVLVDFWASWCVPCRVENRHYPKLLETYSKHGFEVFGINLDDSRSSWMRTSHQDEVTWPQISDLLGLKSPMAQAYNVTALPMSFLLDEEGRIIDRNLRGEELSKRLGALFGGNAGK is encoded by the coding sequence ATGTCCTCAAACAGTCTAATGCGTATCCTTTCTTATCTGGGACTTTTTCTTACTGGTTCTGCGTCTTTATTGGCTGATTTTTCCATTCAGGGCACGATTTCACATTTGGATCCCGGTACCAAGCTTCTCCTGTTTCGTCAGGATCTCGATGCCCGGAGTGAAACTGAAGCGGGTGGGTTGGTCATTCAGGCTGATCATACCTTTGAACAGAGCTTTGATGGGGAACCGGGATTTTTTAACCTGGAGATTCCCCGGTGGGGCAGAATTCCGCTCGCAATCGATTCAGGGCAGGATGTGACCATCACCGTTCATTCTAACAATCCTGCAGACTTTGAAATCTCCGGTTCTACTGACTCGGATGTCTTACTCGCTTATGAGGCCTTTCGAAAAGATTCTTTAACCCGGCTTGTTTATCCTCCACGCGAGCTCCTTAACCGGGCGACGGCAAACGGAGTTTCCACTGAGGAACTGGCTCCCCTTGCCCAAGCCGAGGTCGATGGATATAATGCGCATAAACGGGAGCTGAATGATTTTACGATCGAACACGCAGGTTCTTTGGTTGCGCTCTACGCCACGTCGCTGCGTTGGGACAGCGATTACCGCATTTCGGAAATTCAAAAACAGGTGGATGCGTTTGCCGATACTCATCCTGGGCTGCTTATTACCGGAAGCATGCAAGAGCGTCTGCGACTTTTTGGTTTGACTGCCATTGGAGCAATGGGTGCCCCGTTAAGTGGACGCGATTTTAACGGAGAAGAATACTCGCTCGAAGACTTCAGGGGCAAAGTCGTGCTCGTAGATTTCTGGGCATCCTGGTGTGTTCCCTGTCGGGTTGAAAACCGTCATTATCCAAAACTTCTCGAAACCTATTCGAAACACGGATTCGAAGTATTTGGAATTAATCTGGATGATAGCCGTTCTAGTTGGATGAGAACCTCTCATCAGGATGAAGTAACCTGGCCGCAGATATCTGATCTGCTCGGTTTAAAATCTCCTATGGCCCAGGCCTACAATGTGACTGCTCTACCCATGAGTTTTCTTCTTGATGAAGAAGGGCGTATCATCGACCGTAATCTCCGAGGCGAGGAGCTTTCCAAAAGACTTGGGGCATTGTTTGGGGGAAATGCAGGAAAGTAA
- a CDS encoding PIG-L family deacetylase, whose product MPIARSVLLYAPLLISTVVFGQTMNSSELLNELHKLNTVGSVLFVAAHPDDENTALLTYLAQEEKLETAYLSLTRGGGGQNLIGPELTENLGLIRANELLQARKTDGAKQLFTRARDFGYSKNVEDTLENWQEETVLGDVVYAIRFFKPDVIITRFNPDEGVTHGHHTLSAQMALKAFRLAADPNQFSEQLDQVQTHQATRIFWNGYGQRGPGGRGGPGLSDEQREVVSLEIGKYNPLLGTSYTEIAARSRSMHKSQGFGQAGRRGPQTERLVLLDGEPTQGDFLNGVDTTWGRYPSGDKIHSAIDNAIQTFDFNNPWKAVNHLIKADQALAGLDTNRQIETTRATIQKLIAAAIGLHFEARSSVGYLTPGDKVNLEVELNNRSPLKVNIKSLDVTLFDNENWPKDIHLNLNQNLDKELGEGASEITDISFNLPKNAPLTQPFWLKEEPDIGIYHFKNQRLLELMSVPASMSVTAKLEIDGYTIALSAPVIERLSDPIKGEVHHIVSIRPEVVLQPNATVLLFENNQAKEVELTITGNSGIFSGKLVADAPKGWKVNIAEPEISFKQRNTQLVRTAKITPPKNASEGSVFFKVVADDGNIFNQRSNQIEYEHIGRQPIMAKAATKLTRLELSRAGNRIACIEGVGDPVPETLLGIGYEVDVIQVADINRESLQQYDSVILGPRAFDALEGLDKRFDELKAYVEGGGTLISQFNTTASRTKSNFSSPYPLQLSRDRVSEEKVEMRMLKPAHRVFNVPNKITANDFENWVQERGLYYADEWDDHYEAVLSANDRGEPARDGGLLIAQYGKGWYAYAGLSFFRQLPEGNPGAIRLFVNLISLGHGN is encoded by the coding sequence ATGCCCATTGCTCGATCGGTACTCCTCTACGCACCCTTGTTGATTTCCACCGTGGTATTTGGCCAAACAATGAACTCTTCAGAGCTCCTAAACGAGCTTCATAAGCTCAATACGGTTGGCTCAGTCCTCTTTGTGGCCGCGCATCCAGATGATGAAAATACCGCCCTGCTCACCTACCTGGCGCAGGAGGAAAAGCTGGAGACAGCCTACCTGTCACTTACCCGCGGAGGCGGTGGTCAAAACCTGATCGGCCCGGAATTGACGGAAAACCTGGGCCTCATTCGGGCGAATGAGCTCCTGCAGGCAAGAAAAACCGATGGGGCCAAACAGTTGTTCACGCGTGCACGGGATTTCGGCTATTCGAAGAATGTGGAAGATACCTTGGAAAACTGGCAGGAAGAAACCGTTCTGGGAGATGTGGTCTACGCGATTCGGTTTTTCAAACCCGATGTCATTATCACCCGTTTTAATCCAGACGAAGGTGTCACCCATGGACACCACACCTTGTCTGCCCAAATGGCATTAAAAGCATTTCGACTGGCAGCAGACCCAAATCAATTTTCTGAACAACTCGACCAGGTGCAAACGCACCAGGCAACACGCATCTTCTGGAATGGATATGGACAAAGAGGACCTGGAGGGCGCGGAGGACCGGGCTTGTCCGACGAACAGCGCGAAGTAGTCTCTTTGGAAATCGGGAAGTACAACCCGCTTCTGGGAACCTCCTATACGGAGATTGCCGCCCGAAGCAGGAGCATGCACAAGAGTCAGGGCTTCGGCCAGGCCGGACGCCGTGGACCACAAACCGAAAGGTTAGTCCTGCTCGATGGAGAACCGACCCAAGGAGATTTCCTGAATGGAGTTGATACAACTTGGGGACGATATCCAAGCGGCGACAAAATTCACTCGGCAATCGATAATGCTATCCAAACGTTTGATTTCAACAATCCATGGAAAGCGGTTAATCATTTGATTAAAGCCGATCAGGCATTGGCTGGCCTGGATACCAATCGACAAATCGAAACAACCCGAGCAACGATCCAGAAGCTGATTGCTGCGGCCATTGGTCTTCATTTTGAAGCACGATCATCAGTCGGTTATTTAACTCCGGGAGACAAAGTGAATCTCGAGGTCGAGCTGAACAACCGTTCGCCCCTAAAGGTGAATATAAAAAGCCTGGATGTTACTTTATTCGATAACGAAAACTGGCCCAAAGATATCCATCTGAATCTAAATCAAAATTTAGATAAGGAGCTTGGCGAAGGTGCTTCAGAAATAACGGATATCAGCTTCAACCTTCCAAAGAATGCTCCGCTGACTCAGCCCTTCTGGTTAAAAGAAGAACCGGACATAGGCATTTATCACTTTAAAAACCAGCGACTACTGGAACTGATGTCCGTTCCCGCTTCCATGTCGGTAACGGCAAAACTCGAAATTGATGGGTATACTATCGCGCTTTCCGCTCCCGTGATTGAACGCCTGAGCGATCCCATCAAAGGGGAAGTGCATCACATCGTGAGTATTCGCCCGGAAGTGGTATTACAACCGAACGCCACCGTGCTATTATTTGAAAACAACCAGGCCAAAGAAGTGGAGCTTACCATAACGGGGAACTCAGGAATATTTTCAGGTAAGCTAGTCGCTGATGCTCCGAAAGGTTGGAAGGTGAACATCGCCGAACCTGAGATATCATTTAAACAAAGAAACACCCAATTGGTCCGAACCGCGAAAATCACTCCACCTAAAAACGCATCCGAAGGCAGTGTGTTCTTCAAGGTAGTAGCAGACGACGGAAACATCTTCAACCAACGATCCAATCAGATCGAATACGAACACATAGGCCGCCAACCAATCATGGCGAAAGCGGCGACCAAACTAACGCGACTCGAATTGAGCCGTGCTGGAAACCGCATTGCTTGCATCGAAGGGGTTGGTGACCCCGTACCTGAAACCTTGCTTGGGATCGGCTACGAAGTGGATGTCATTCAAGTTGCCGACATCAACCGCGAAAGCCTGCAGCAATACGACTCGGTCATCCTGGGACCACGCGCGTTTGACGCACTGGAAGGATTGGACAAACGCTTCGATGAATTGAAAGCCTACGTGGAAGGAGGAGGCACATTGATCTCCCAGTTTAATACGACTGCATCACGCACCAAATCCAATTTCAGCTCCCCCTACCCACTTCAATTATCAAGAGACCGCGTATCCGAAGAGAAAGTAGAAATGCGGATGCTGAAGCCAGCGCACCGGGTGTTTAACGTGCCCAACAAAATAACGGCCAATGACTTTGAAAACTGGGTACAGGAGCGTGGTTTGTATTACGCGGACGAATGGGACGATCACTACGAGGCTGTCTTATCCGCCAACGACCGTGGGGAGCCAGCCAGAGACGGTGGACTCCTGATTGCCCAGTATGGAAAGGGATGGTACGCCTATGCGGGTTTATCATTTTTCCGGCAATTACCAGAAGGAAATCCGGGTGCTATCAGGCTATTTGTAAATTTGATATCTTTAGGACATGGAAACTGA
- a CDS encoding sodium:solute symporter, with product MSTFDIIVLGSTLLAIVFFGVWKTRNDRKLDEFLKGSSNKWGTIGLSVMATQASAITFLSTPGLAYDGGMEFVQNYFGMPLALILIAVVFVPIYYRLELCSVYEFLEHRFDTKTRTLGSIIFLIQRGFSAGITIYAPSIILTSVLGWDMNTTVIAVGLSVILYTVTGGSHAVSLTHKYQMTVILSGMAIAFGIVVYKISNHASFLENLSVAGAMGHLNVVDLSFDIDKRYTLWSGLLGGFFLSLSYFGTDQSQAQRYMSGHSVRDSRLGLMFNALLKVPMQFMILLLGVLVFIFYQWEKPPATFLPAPMTEVALEKDTEAYRNLEDAFAEKFKNQQAALGDYVEALRSGDEALEESTKVRVQSASQAIKESRGNMKAHIADALGEESMKDSDYVFIHFVLNELPIGLIGLLIAVILSAAMSSTASELSALATISTVDFYQNHFVKNRGERHYMKASRIFTAIWGGLAILFALFASMVESLIEAVNIVGSLFYGTVLGLFLAAFFIKRIEAHAAFTAALIAQISVLIIYFTDIVEIGYLWYNLIACFMVILLSLILQEFFEKKAEA from the coding sequence ATGAGTACATTTGATATCATAGTCCTGGGAAGCACATTGCTTGCGATTGTCTTTTTCGGCGTCTGGAAAACGCGCAACGACCGCAAGCTGGATGAGTTCCTTAAAGGCAGCTCGAATAAGTGGGGCACCATTGGACTCTCGGTTATGGCTACGCAGGCGAGTGCAATTACGTTCTTGTCCACTCCCGGGTTGGCATACGATGGCGGCATGGAGTTTGTGCAAAACTACTTTGGCATGCCGTTGGCTTTGATTTTGATAGCGGTGGTGTTTGTCCCGATTTATTATCGTTTGGAACTATGCTCCGTCTACGAATTCCTTGAGCATCGTTTCGATACAAAAACGAGAACGTTGGGAAGCATTATCTTTTTGATTCAGCGAGGATTCTCCGCAGGGATCACTATCTACGCGCCGTCGATTATCCTGACCAGTGTGCTTGGGTGGGATATGAATACTACCGTCATTGCGGTAGGTCTCTCCGTAATCCTCTACACCGTTACCGGCGGATCCCATGCGGTGAGCCTGACTCACAAATATCAAATGACCGTGATTCTCTCAGGCATGGCGATCGCATTCGGGATTGTGGTTTATAAGATATCAAATCACGCCAGTTTTTTGGAAAACCTCAGTGTCGCTGGGGCCATGGGACACCTGAACGTTGTCGATCTTTCATTCGACATTGATAAGCGTTACACCCTTTGGTCGGGCCTGCTCGGCGGATTTTTTCTTTCCCTTTCTTACTTTGGCACCGATCAATCCCAGGCCCAGCGCTACATGTCGGGACACTCCGTTCGGGATAGTCGCTTGGGACTAATGTTTAATGCATTACTCAAAGTACCCATGCAGTTCATGATTCTGCTCTTGGGAGTTTTGGTGTTTATCTTTTATCAATGGGAAAAACCGCCTGCCACATTTCTTCCGGCACCTATGACGGAAGTTGCTTTGGAGAAAGATACAGAAGCATATCGGAATCTTGAGGACGCCTTCGCAGAAAAGTTCAAAAATCAACAAGCTGCGTTGGGCGATTATGTGGAAGCCTTACGATCGGGAGACGAAGCCCTGGAAGAATCCACAAAGGTCAGAGTCCAATCGGCCAGCCAGGCGATAAAGGAATCGCGTGGCAACATGAAGGCTCACATTGCCGATGCACTCGGCGAAGAAAGTATGAAGGATTCAGATTATGTCTTCATTCATTTTGTCCTGAATGAACTCCCCATCGGCTTAATTGGGTTGCTGATTGCAGTGATCTTAAGCGCCGCCATGTCATCTACAGCGTCCGAACTCAGCGCATTGGCAACCATCTCAACCGTAGATTTTTATCAGAACCATTTTGTCAAGAACAGGGGCGAGCGTCATTACATGAAAGCATCGCGAATTTTCACAGCCATTTGGGGAGGACTGGCTATTCTTTTCGCTCTCTTCGCCAGTATGGTTGAAAGTTTGATCGAGGCGGTGAACATTGTAGGCTCTTTGTTTTACGGAACAGTGCTTGGACTATTTCTCGCAGCGTTTTTCATTAAAAGGATTGAAGCTCATGCTGCATTTACCGCGGCGCTGATTGCCCAGATCTCTGTCCTGATCATCTACTTTACCGACATTGTTGAAATCGGTTACTTGTGGTACAACCTGATCGCCTGTTTCATGGTCATTCTCTTGAGTCTGATCCTACAAGAATTCTTTGAAAAGAAAGCGGAAGCCTGA